One stretch of Pseudoramibacter sp. DNA includes these proteins:
- a CDS encoding (2Fe-2S)-binding protein, whose amino-acid sequence MNTRLTQHPILGTYEKGPKVNFTYDGKVLTGFEGEPIAMALKAAGVMVHRYTSKKHSPRGIFCAIGRCTDCVMIVDGKPNVRTCMTPLKAGMTVQTQYGVSAEPFPELEEKA is encoded by the coding sequence ATGAATACCAGACTCACCCAACACCCGATTCTTGGCACTTATGAGAAAGGGCCAAAAGTCAATTTCACCTACGACGGCAAAGTCCTCACGGGATTTGAAGGGGAACCCATCGCCATGGCCTTAAAGGCGGCCGGCGTCATGGTCCACCGCTACACGTCCAAGAAGCACAGCCCCCGGGGCATCTTCTGCGCCATTGGCCGCTGCACCGACTGCGTCATGATCGTCGACGGCAAACCCAACGTCAGAACCTGCATGACCCCGTTAAAAGCCGGCATGACCGTTCAAACCCAATACGGGGTGTCTGCCGAACCTTTCCCGGAACTGGAGGAAAAAGCATGA
- a CDS encoding ECF transporter S component produces MKDDSKSLNPTRQLVYAALFIALSFVGANIKIMGSIAFDSLPAFIAVLVLGAPWGFVIGFLAHMLTAATSGFPLSLPVHLINGVMMGVTMVAFYLSTKALLDHHVNSILAYVIGCIVAVIFNVPIALLATSPLMSLKTAMALVPVLIPAAFANVIIACVIYRFLPKKVQRLTPPGK; encoded by the coding sequence ATGAAAGACGATTCTAAATCCCTTAATCCGACGCGCCAGCTGGTTTACGCGGCGCTGTTTATCGCCCTCTCCTTTGTAGGGGCCAACATCAAAATCATGGGCTCCATTGCCTTTGACTCCCTTCCGGCCTTTATCGCCGTGCTCGTGCTCGGCGCACCCTGGGGCTTCGTCATCGGCTTTTTAGCCCATATGCTGACCGCCGCGACGTCCGGCTTTCCCCTCAGCCTGCCCGTTCACCTCATCAACGGCGTCATGATGGGCGTCACCATGGTCGCCTTTTACCTGAGCACCAAGGCCCTTCTCGATCATCACGTCAACAGCATTCTGGCTTACGTGATCGGCTGCATCGTCGCGGTGATTTTCAACGTGCCCATCGCCCTTTTGGCGACCTCTCCGCTCATGAGCCTGAAAACGGCCATGGCCCTCGTGCCGGTGCTGATTCCGGCGGCTTTTGCCAACGTGATCATCGCCTGCGTGATCTACCGCTTCCTGCCGAAAAAAGTGCAGCGGCTGACCCCTCCGGGCAAATAA
- the rpiB gene encoding ribose 5-phosphate isomerase B, whose amino-acid sequence MKIAIGSDHGGFELKQKIIQELTQTYGAEVVDCGCSGTESVDYPDFGQKVAETVASGEAERGIVICGTGIGISISANKVPGIRAALCTNEYMAKMSRQHNNANVLAMGARVIGDELAKDILRVWMTTDYEGGRHQRRLDKISAIEEKYSR is encoded by the coding sequence ATGAAAATCGCGATTGGATCAGATCACGGCGGCTTTGAATTGAAACAGAAAATCATTCAGGAATTAACCCAGACTTACGGCGCAGAAGTGGTGGACTGCGGCTGCAGCGGCACCGAATCCGTAGACTATCCGGATTTCGGTCAGAAAGTTGCCGAAACAGTGGCCTCCGGCGAAGCAGAACGAGGCATCGTCATCTGCGGCACCGGCATCGGCATCAGCATTTCCGCGAACAAAGTGCCGGGCATTCGGGCTGCACTGTGCACCAATGAATATATGGCGAAGATGAGCCGCCAGCACAACAACGCCAACGTGCTCGCTATGGGCGCAAGAGTCATCGGCGACGAATTGGCAAAGGATATTCTGCGGGTGTGGATGACCACCGATTATGAAGGGGGACGCCATCAGCGCCGTCTCGATAAAATTTCAGCCATCGAAGAAAAGTACAGCCGTTAA
- a CDS encoding helix-turn-helix domain-containing protein: protein MAIQPFFALSTDTYFVRRIHRAGITQTYAYSPKPERCETIGVPDASIDIRFDYSEDGVQALVLGPVSHHSELQTQPGHFYSGVRFDPGILPPFIEGRFSDFIEKEIPLGDCLADRELKQELKHARHSDLQTALLVRSMTHLSLTERENRRETMLQDMVQLIIQSDGCVRIDKLARQLKYSPRYIDKVFHQALGVSPKQFCQAIRFQRTLFELTHGQTDIKMVDLAQACGYYDQAQMTRYFKSATTLTPKKYRNQIVKSQYEKKFVNY, encoded by the coding sequence ATGGCGATTCAGCCTTTTTTTGCACTGAGTACCGATACGTATTTTGTCCGGCGCATCCACCGCGCCGGCATCACCCAGACCTACGCCTATTCGCCGAAGCCGGAACGGTGCGAGACCATCGGGGTGCCCGACGCGTCCATCGACATCCGCTTTGACTACAGCGAGGACGGGGTGCAGGCCTTGGTGCTGGGACCCGTTTCCCATCACTCTGAGCTTCAGACCCAGCCCGGCCATTTTTACAGCGGCGTCCGCTTTGATCCCGGCATCCTGCCGCCTTTTATCGAAGGCCGGTTCAGTGATTTCATTGAAAAAGAAATTCCCCTGGGCGACTGCCTTGCAGACCGAGAACTAAAGCAGGAGCTGAAACATGCCCGGCATTCTGACCTGCAGACGGCGCTTCTGGTGCGGTCGATGACCCATCTGAGTCTGACGGAAAGAGAAAACCGACGGGAGACGATGCTTCAGGATATGGTGCAGCTCATCATTCAGTCCGACGGCTGCGTGCGCATCGACAAACTGGCCCGACAGCTCAAATACTCGCCGCGCTACATCGACAAGGTTTTTCATCAGGCCCTGGGCGTCAGTCCGAAGCAGTTCTGCCAGGCCATCCGCTTCCAGCGCACGCTGTTTGAACTGACCCACGGCCAGACGGACATCAAGATGGTCGATCTGGCCCAGGCCTGCGGCTACTACGATCAGGCTCAGATGACCCGGTATTTTAAGTCGGCGACGACGCTGACGCCGAAAAAATACCGGAATCAAATCGTAAAAAGTCAGTACGAAAAGAAATTTGTCAATTATTAA
- a CDS encoding NAD(P)/FAD-dependent oxidoreductase, which translates to MKNTADVIVVGAGIIGNAIAYYTAKKGYSVIVLEKSEIIGDGGSSRNGGGVRQSGRDARELPLAMYGIENLWPGLSDTLGYDVEYVKKGNLRLGKTPEHLKILEGLAATGQRCGLDMRMIDGKEVREINPYMSEEVIGASWCPTDGHANPLKATLAFYMKARELGARFLTGVTVANLKKKAGKLRVVETDKGDFEGGTVVLACGLGARPIAEKVGIDIPMESALIEALITEQEPEMFPQMLGTAEADFYGHQTAHGSFLFGGSSGMESVNDDNGTPVTHSITAPCICRGIIKYLPRLAQAKIVRTWAGWMDHMVDGVPVIDRIDEVPGLILACGFSGHGFGIAPAVGMTVSELIEGTKTTVDISGLTYDRFKAKA; encoded by the coding sequence ATGAAAAATACAGCAGACGTCATCGTCGTCGGCGCCGGCATCATTGGCAATGCCATCGCCTACTACACGGCTAAAAAAGGCTATTCTGTGATCGTTCTGGAAAAAAGCGAGATCATCGGCGACGGCGGCTCCAGCCGCAACGGCGGCGGGGTGCGCCAGTCGGGCCGGGATGCTAGAGAACTGCCTCTGGCCATGTACGGCATCGAAAATCTATGGCCCGGCTTGTCCGACACTTTAGGCTACGATGTAGAATACGTAAAAAAAGGGAATCTGCGTCTCGGGAAAACCCCGGAACATTTGAAAATTCTCGAAGGCCTGGCGGCCACCGGCCAGCGCTGCGGCCTGGATATGCGCATGATCGACGGCAAGGAAGTGCGGGAAATCAACCCCTACATGTCCGAAGAAGTGATCGGCGCCAGCTGGTGCCCCACGGACGGCCATGCCAACCCGCTGAAGGCCACCCTGGCCTTTTACATGAAAGCCCGGGAACTGGGCGCGCGTTTTCTCACCGGCGTCACCGTCGCAAATCTCAAGAAAAAAGCGGGAAAACTGCGTGTCGTCGAAACCGACAAAGGTGATTTTGAAGGCGGCACAGTGGTGCTGGCCTGCGGCCTCGGCGCCCGGCCCATTGCTGAAAAAGTCGGCATCGACATTCCAATGGAATCCGCCCTCATCGAAGCCTTGATCACCGAACAGGAACCGGAAATGTTTCCTCAAATGCTCGGCACCGCCGAAGCGGACTTTTACGGGCACCAGACCGCCCACGGCTCCTTCCTCTTCGGCGGCTCCTCGGGCATGGAAAGCGTCAATGACGACAACGGCACCCCGGTCACCCATTCGATCACGGCGCCGTGCATCTGCCGGGGCATCATCAAGTATCTGCCCCGTCTGGCGCAGGCGAAAATCGTCCGCACCTGGGCTGGATGGATGGACCACATGGTCGACGGCGTGCCCGTCATCGACCGGATCGACGAAGTGCCCGGGCTCATCCTGGCCTGCGGTTTCTCCGGACACGGCTTCGGCATCGCGCCGGCAGTGGGGATGACCGTTTCGGAACTCATCGAAGGAACCAAGACCACGGTGGACATCTCCGGGCTCACTTACGACCGGTTTAAAGCCAAGGCTTAA
- a CDS encoding DMT family transporter: MDKKRDPLTAVGAVFGLATISCLLWGSAFPLIKLGYRYLGIRGIPSQLLFAGLRFTLAGVLTVLLGKAVFKGNLLPKKSAVPSILWLALFQTILQYTFFYVSLGHLSGVRGSILNGTGTFWAILIACLVFHQEKLSVRKIAGCVLGFAGILLVNLSGLKSGEAPFSLLGDGFMIFSTVASSVSAALLRQFGNKEAPYLLSGCQFFIGGLVLTAFGLISGGRFGAVTLQGIAILIALAFVSAIAYGLWALLLAHNPVSKVQIYFFITPVAGVFLSAWLLGEQNQALGWPALLALLCVSGGIYIVNRPQKSNIFKEKKIS; encoded by the coding sequence ATGGATAAAAAAAGAGATCCGTTAACGGCGGTGGGAGCCGTTTTTGGTTTGGCAACGATCAGTTGCCTTTTATGGGGGTCCGCTTTTCCGCTGATCAAACTGGGATACCGGTATCTGGGAATCCGCGGCATCCCGTCTCAGCTTTTGTTTGCGGGGCTGCGGTTTACCCTGGCAGGTGTTCTCACCGTCCTTTTGGGAAAAGCCGTCTTCAAGGGAAACCTCCTGCCGAAAAAAAGCGCCGTGCCGAGCATTTTATGGCTGGCGCTGTTTCAGACCATTCTCCAGTACACGTTTTTTTACGTCAGTCTGGGGCATCTGTCCGGCGTCCGGGGGTCGATCTTAAACGGCACCGGCACCTTCTGGGCGATTCTCATCGCCTGCCTCGTCTTTCATCAGGAAAAACTGAGCGTCAGGAAAATCGCCGGGTGTGTGCTGGGATTTGCCGGCATTCTGCTCGTGAACCTTTCAGGGCTCAAATCCGGGGAAGCGCCCTTTTCGCTTTTGGGTGACGGGTTTATGATTTTTTCGACGGTTGCGTCTTCGGTTTCGGCGGCGCTGCTCCGTCAGTTCGGAAACAAGGAGGCGCCTTATCTGCTCAGCGGCTGCCAGTTTTTTATCGGGGGGCTCGTCCTGACGGCCTTCGGCCTGATTTCAGGGGGCCGATTCGGCGCTGTGACCCTTCAGGGCATCGCGATTCTGATCGCGCTGGCCTTTGTTTCGGCCATCGCCTACGGGCTGTGGGCGCTGCTTTTGGCTCACAATCCTGTTTCCAAGGTGCAGATCTACTTTTTCATCACACCGGTCGCCGGCGTTTTTCTGTCGGCGTGGCTTCTGGGCGAACAAAACCAGGCCCTGGGATGGCCGGCGCTGTTGGCCCTACTCTGCGTGTCCGGCGGGATTTATATCGTTAACCGACCGCAAAAATCAAATATATTTAAGGAAAAAAAGATATCATAA
- a CDS encoding patatin-like phospholipase family protein: MIKEKTGLVLEGGAMRGMFTAGVTDVMMEHGIEFDGIIGVSAGATFGCNYKSRQPGRTIRYNLALCKDPRYCSFRSWIKTGDLYGVDFCYHTLPEELDVFDQAAYDANPTAFYAVVTDIETGKPVYHRCDNAEESLQWMRASASMPVFSKPVALDGHLYLDGGISDSIPLKAFENMGYQRNVVVLTQPVEYIKKRNPYMPYIRMRFGRRYPHMVEDLKKRHTFYNRQRAYVRKEAAEGSAYVIMPDFPLKIGSVCHNPDDLRRVYSQGRVAGENHLEGLKAFLEKEA; the protein is encoded by the coding sequence ATGATCAAAGAAAAAACAGGTCTGGTTTTGGAAGGCGGCGCGATGCGCGGCATGTTTACCGCCGGCGTGACCGACGTGATGATGGAGCACGGCATTGAATTCGACGGCATCATTGGGGTTTCGGCCGGTGCGACCTTTGGCTGCAACTACAAATCCCGGCAGCCGGGGCGCACCATCCGTTACAATCTGGCCCTGTGCAAAGATCCGAGGTACTGCAGTTTCCGGTCCTGGATCAAGACCGGGGATCTTTACGGCGTGGATTTCTGCTATCACACCCTGCCGGAAGAGCTGGACGTCTTTGATCAGGCGGCCTACGACGCCAACCCCACGGCATTTTACGCCGTGGTGACGGATATTGAAACGGGAAAGCCCGTGTACCACCGGTGCGACAACGCCGAAGAGAGCCTGCAGTGGATGCGCGCGTCCGCGTCTATGCCTGTCTTTTCAAAGCCCGTTGCCCTGGACGGCCATCTCTATCTCGACGGCGGCATTTCGGATTCCATTCCCCTGAAAGCCTTTGAAAACATGGGGTATCAGCGAAATGTCGTGGTGCTGACCCAGCCGGTGGAATACATCAAGAAGCGCAACCCTTATATGCCGTACATCCGCATGCGCTTTGGGCGCCGCTATCCCCATATGGTCGAGGATTTGAAAAAGCGCCACACGTTTTACAACCGTCAGCGGGCCTATGTGAGAAAAGAGGCGGCAGAGGGCAGCGCCTACGTCATCATGCCGGACTTTCCATTAAAAATCGGCAGTGTCTGTCACAATCCCGATGATCTGCGCCGGGTGTACAGCCAGGGACGGGTCGCGGGAGAAAATCATCTGGAAGGGCTTAAAGCCTTTCTCGAAAAAGAAGCGTAA
- a CDS encoding (2Fe-2S)-binding protein → MSENKGLTSLNDRSAALAPFVPAPDDDRIICRCEEVTKGEIRKAVHAGLWTLTEIRRYLRCGMGLCQGQTCARLVKGIIARELGVSPALIEPATSRAPMRPTEMEVIANESEVDFK, encoded by the coding sequence ATGAGTGAAAATAAAGGATTAACCAGTTTAAACGACCGCTCCGCCGCCCTCGCGCCCTTCGTTCCGGCGCCGGACGACGACCGGATCATCTGCCGCTGTGAGGAAGTCACCAAGGGCGAAATCCGGAAGGCCGTCCACGCCGGGCTCTGGACCCTGACCGAAATCCGCCGCTACCTGCGCTGCGGCATGGGCCTGTGCCAGGGACAGACCTGCGCGAGACTCGTCAAGGGCATTATCGCCAGAGAACTCGGCGTGTCCCCGGCCCTCATCGAGCCGGCCACGTCCCGGGCCCCGATGCGGCCCACTGAAATGGAAGTGATTGCCAATGAAAGCGAGGTGGACTTCAAATGA
- a CDS encoding FAD-dependent oxidoreductase, which translates to MKRVDLIVIGAGPAGLSAAIEASSRGLSTVVFDENARPGGQLFKQIHKFFGSKEHKAKIRGFRIGQTLLDEAGKAGVDVVLNATVMGIYMEKEVVVRIGEAIEHIKADAIIVATGASENMVTFKGWTLPGVIGAGAAQTMMNLHGIKPGSRILMLGTGNVGLVVSFQLLQAGCEVVALADAAPSIGGYGVHAAKVARTGVPFYLSHTIVEAEGTDHVTGVTIAEVDRSFNFIPGTEKHFDVDTICVAVGLSPMSQLLKMAGCKMEDNPKRGGQVPIIDEHGATSVPGIFAAGDVAGIEEASSAMIEGRQAGLYAAEYLGYVQDDTFDSGEADLDAALSGLRQGMFAPGNKGKIIAKTDEGIPVSASLLHKGYVADDEIERFPGVTHKSGVHPVIECTQNIPCNPCQDACPKHCIAVGEHITALPHINEDNPCVNCGMCVASCPGQAIFLIDEDCGDGTAEITLPYEFLPVPEKGSSGTALSRNGEPLCDATVVGLRTAKAFDQTVLLTMKVPKAYAMQARFFKANEKEA; encoded by the coding sequence ATGAAACGCGTAGATTTAATCGTCATCGGAGCCGGACCGGCCGGCCTGTCAGCCGCCATCGAAGCCTCGAGCCGCGGCCTTTCCACGGTGGTCTTTGATGAAAATGCCCGCCCTGGCGGCCAGCTTTTTAAACAGATTCACAAATTTTTCGGTTCCAAGGAACACAAGGCCAAAATCAGAGGTTTCCGCATCGGCCAGACCCTTTTGGACGAAGCCGGCAAAGCGGGCGTCGACGTCGTGCTCAACGCGACGGTCATGGGCATCTACATGGAAAAGGAAGTCGTGGTGCGCATCGGCGAAGCCATTGAACACATCAAGGCCGACGCGATCATCGTGGCCACCGGTGCTTCCGAAAACATGGTCACCTTCAAAGGGTGGACCCTCCCCGGGGTCATCGGCGCCGGCGCCGCCCAGACCATGATGAACCTCCACGGCATCAAGCCCGGCAGCCGCATCCTCATGCTCGGCACCGGCAACGTCGGCCTCGTCGTCTCCTTCCAGCTGCTTCAGGCCGGCTGCGAAGTGGTCGCTCTGGCGGATGCAGCTCCGTCCATCGGCGGCTATGGCGTCCACGCGGCGAAAGTCGCCCGGACCGGCGTGCCCTTTTATCTGTCCCACACCATCGTCGAAGCGGAAGGCACCGACCATGTGACCGGCGTGACCATCGCCGAAGTGGATCGCAGCTTTAACTTTATCCCCGGCACTGAAAAACACTTCGATGTAGATACCATCTGCGTCGCCGTCGGGCTCTCTCCCATGAGCCAGCTGCTCAAAATGGCGGGCTGCAAAATGGAAGACAATCCCAAACGGGGCGGCCAGGTCCCGATTATCGACGAACACGGTGCCACCTCCGTTCCCGGCATCTTTGCCGCAGGGGACGTCGCCGGCATCGAAGAAGCCAGCTCCGCGATGATCGAAGGGCGCCAGGCTGGGCTCTACGCAGCGGAATACCTGGGCTACGTCCAAGACGACACCTTTGATTCCGGTGAAGCGGATCTGGATGCGGCTTTGTCCGGTCTGCGCCAAGGCATGTTCGCACCGGGCAACAAGGGCAAGATCATCGCAAAAACCGACGAAGGCATCCCCGTTTCCGCCTCTCTGCTCCACAAAGGCTATGTCGCAGACGACGAAATCGAACGCTTTCCCGGGGTCACCCACAAAAGCGGCGTCCACCCGGTGATCGAATGCACTCAGAACATCCCGTGCAACCCGTGCCAGGACGCCTGTCCGAAACACTGCATCGCCGTCGGCGAACACATCACGGCGCTGCCCCACATCAACGAAGACAACCCGTGCGTCAACTGCGGCATGTGCGTGGCATCCTGCCCGGGCCAGGCCATCTTCTTAATCGATGAAGACTGCGGCGACGGCACGGCCGAAATCACCCTGCCCTACGAATTCCTCCCGGTGCCTGAAAAAGGCTCGTCCGGAACGGCCCTGTCCCGAAACGGCGAACCCCTGTGCGATGCGACGGTCGTCGGTCTGCGCACAGCCAAAGCTTTCGATCAGACGGTGCTCCTCACCATGAAGGTCCCCAAAGCCTACGCGATGCAGGCCCGGTTTTTTAAAGCAAATGAGAAAGAGGCATAA
- a CDS encoding aldo/keto reductase — MIPCLGFGTYQLPDDPSTADTICAAVKAGYRLIDGAAFYHNEKFVGEGIHRALDENELDRDDLFITSKVWKTDRGYDNTMRAFDKTMADLKLDVLDLYLIHWPAVPRLTDDWEAVNVDTWKALIELYKSGRVRAIGVSNFKPAQLKALMDTEVIPMVDQIQFHPGLDQNETLKFCMGHDIVIEGWRPLGKGQILGNPTVIERASRYGVQPAQLILKWCLQHRVIPLPKASNPQHLTDNTKIFDFELSPEDMQLIDSIQKEADYTHDPEYQNE, encoded by the coding sequence ATGATTCCCTGTCTGGGATTTGGCACCTATCAGCTGCCCGACGATCCGAGCACGGCGGATACCATTTGTGCCGCCGTCAAAGCAGGGTACCGTTTGATCGATGGGGCTGCTTTTTATCATAATGAAAAATTTGTGGGCGAGGGCATTCACCGCGCCCTGGACGAAAACGAACTGGACCGGGACGATTTGTTCATCACCAGCAAGGTCTGGAAAACGGACCGGGGCTACGACAACACCATGCGGGCCTTTGACAAGACCATGGCCGATTTAAAACTGGACGTGCTGGATCTCTACCTCATTCACTGGCCGGCGGTGCCCCGCCTGACTGACGATTGGGAAGCGGTCAACGTGGACACGTGGAAAGCCCTGATTGAATTGTACAAATCCGGCCGGGTGAGGGCGATCGGCGTCTCAAACTTCAAGCCGGCGCAGCTCAAGGCCCTCATGGACACCGAAGTCATTCCCATGGTGGATCAGATTCAGTTCCACCCGGGACTGGACCAGAATGAAACCCTGAAGTTCTGTATGGGCCACGACATCGTCATCGAAGGCTGGCGCCCTCTGGGAAAGGGGCAGATCCTCGGCAATCCCACGGTGATCGAAAGGGCCAGCCGCTACGGCGTTCAGCCGGCGCAGCTCATCTTGAAATGGTGCCTCCAGCACCGCGTCATTCCTCTTCCGAAGGCTTCCAATCCTCAGCATCTCACCGACAACACCAAAATATTCGATTTTGAGCTTTCTCCTGAGGATATGCAGCTCATAGACAGCATTCAGAAAGAAGCCGACTACACCCACGATCCGGAATATCAAAACGAATAA